In Rhizobium gallicum bv. gallicum R602sp, the following proteins share a genomic window:
- a CDS encoding Hcp family type VI secretion system effector, giving the protein MPIYLQIDGIQGDATHEQHRKWMDIEAIHWNVSRNMNTSAGSAANREASEPTVSEVILTKVSDSSSTKLFQEACAGRTGKRSVIHLVTTGNPGNTYVEYSLENTLIASYSIDSNGDRPIETIKLNFTKIEVKYTPYDDQHSPQSPMIASYDLATTKAA; this is encoded by the coding sequence ATGCCGATTTATCTGCAAATCGACGGTATTCAGGGTGACGCAACCCATGAGCAGCACCGCAAGTGGATGGACATCGAAGCCATCCACTGGAACGTTTCTCGTAACATGAACACATCCGCCGGCTCCGCGGCCAACCGCGAAGCCTCCGAGCCGACTGTATCGGAAGTCATCCTGACCAAGGTCAGCGATTCCTCTTCCACGAAGCTCTTCCAGGAGGCCTGCGCCGGCCGTACCGGCAAGCGCTCGGTCATTCATCTGGTCACCACCGGCAACCCCGGCAACACTTATGTTGAATATTCCCTGGAGAACACGCTGATCGCCAGCTACTCCATCGATTCCAACGGGGACCGCCCGATCGAGACGATCAAGCTCAACTTCACCAAGATTGAAGTGAAGTACACGCCATACGACGATCAGCACTCGCCGCAATCGCCGATGATCGCATCTTACGATCTCGCAACAACGAAGGCTGCGTAA
- the tssH gene encoding type VI secretion system ATPase TssH, which produces MPQIDLNRLIRTLEPSLRVGLETAASIAVRHQHPAVDIAHWLRALLDVADVAPVLEEVGISLQTLRSELDAAIGDVAREEGRALALSQNLLTLAREAWLVASLQFGRNRVLVADVLSALISDSTLRVLVRAIAPSLRDLDGKALEKLLKKTEPDEGGAESAILPAAGRTSPNGVDDNEFLRLYTRDMTADARAGRIDPVIGRNREQRQLIDILMRRRQNNPILVGEAGVGKTAVAEALALQIADGNVPDKLKAVRLLTLDLSLLQAGAGVKGEFERRLHGVVDAVKASAQPIILFIDEAHSLIGAGGQAGQGDAANILKPALARGELRTIAATTWSEYKRFIEKDAALTRRFQTVHVQEPDEETAIRMLRGVAETFAAHHKVRIRDEALIAAVRLSARYLPARQLPDKAISLIDTAAASVSLARQTIPEPLRNLRSEHDLLEAEATWLSSEPDTPENTERLARIDAQIKLISSEIDALQTKYDEELRLLKEADRLEAAFVPRRVEDIPEPAEEPSNVAPFPASGLSAQGARAAFAVAERKLQQAAGEAALVPRVVDKDIIATIVARWTGIPVGKLLADQVQTTKSLDDRLKERIVGQDPAIGRIADTMRAARAGLSDPRRPPAVFLLVGMSGTGKTETALSLADLYYGGSQQLTTINMSEFKEEHKISMLLGSPPGYVGYGEGGVLTEAVRRRPYGVLLLDEIDKAHSGVQEIFYQVFDKGTLRDGEGRDIDFKNTTIFMTANAGSELLAALAADPDAMPDGEALEALLLPELQKHFKPAFLGRTIILPFLPLQREALSAIVDMQIGRIRDRVTATYGTALSLSDEAREALVSGAKTSVMGARAIEVMIARELLPVLSIFFLDRMSDGRKVSHVLINFDSGRFGIKPSSAADEKVFAGPDENRQADEAVPDGEGRSASTTDRKANAP; this is translated from the coding sequence ATGCCGCAGATCGATCTCAATCGTCTGATCAGAACGCTTGAGCCAAGCCTCCGTGTCGGTCTTGAGACAGCGGCATCCATTGCCGTGCGCCATCAGCACCCGGCTGTCGACATCGCCCACTGGCTTCGCGCACTGCTCGATGTCGCGGATGTTGCCCCGGTTCTCGAAGAGGTCGGCATCAGCTTGCAGACCTTGCGAAGCGAGCTCGATGCGGCAATTGGCGATGTCGCTCGCGAAGAGGGGCGGGCTCTCGCGCTTTCGCAAAATCTGCTGACGTTGGCGCGCGAGGCATGGTTGGTCGCCTCGCTGCAGTTCGGCCGAAACAGGGTCCTTGTCGCTGATGTCCTGTCGGCGCTGATTTCGGATTCGACGCTGCGTGTCCTGGTGCGCGCAATTGCGCCGTCGCTGCGCGATCTTGACGGCAAAGCCTTGGAAAAGTTGCTGAAAAAGACCGAGCCTGACGAGGGCGGCGCCGAGAGTGCCATCCTTCCGGCGGCCGGGCGAACGTCGCCCAATGGCGTCGACGATAACGAATTCCTGCGACTTTACACTCGCGACATGACAGCAGATGCCAGGGCCGGACGCATCGATCCGGTCATCGGCCGAAACCGGGAGCAGCGGCAGCTCATCGACATCCTGATGCGCCGGCGGCAGAACAATCCGATTCTGGTTGGCGAGGCGGGCGTCGGCAAGACGGCCGTTGCCGAGGCGCTGGCGCTTCAGATTGCCGATGGAAACGTGCCCGACAAACTGAAGGCAGTGCGACTGCTCACGCTCGATCTGAGCCTGCTGCAGGCCGGAGCGGGCGTCAAAGGTGAATTCGAGCGTCGCCTCCACGGTGTGGTCGATGCGGTGAAAGCCTCCGCCCAACCGATCATCCTGTTCATCGATGAAGCGCATAGCCTCATCGGCGCGGGCGGACAGGCGGGTCAAGGCGACGCTGCCAATATCCTGAAACCGGCGCTCGCGCGCGGTGAACTGCGTACCATCGCGGCGACCACCTGGAGCGAATATAAACGCTTCATCGAAAAGGATGCAGCACTCACCCGCCGTTTCCAGACGGTACACGTGCAGGAGCCGGACGAGGAAACGGCAATCCGAATGCTGCGCGGCGTGGCCGAAACCTTCGCCGCCCACCACAAGGTCCGCATCCGCGATGAAGCCCTGATTGCCGCAGTGCGGCTTTCGGCCCGCTATTTGCCGGCGCGGCAGTTGCCGGACAAGGCGATCAGCCTGATCGACACGGCGGCTGCGTCCGTCTCGCTCGCCCGCCAGACCATTCCCGAGCCGCTCCGGAACCTGCGCAGCGAACACGATCTGCTCGAAGCCGAAGCGACGTGGCTCTCAAGCGAGCCGGATACCCCTGAAAACACCGAACGTCTCGCCAGAATCGACGCGCAAATTAAGCTAATTTCAAGCGAGATCGACGCTCTTCAGACAAAATACGACGAGGAACTGCGCCTGCTGAAGGAGGCAGACCGACTGGAAGCGGCCTTCGTGCCGAGGAGGGTGGAAGATATCCCGGAGCCTGCCGAAGAACCGAGCAATGTCGCACCCTTCCCGGCAAGCGGACTATCGGCGCAAGGCGCACGCGCGGCCTTTGCGGTCGCCGAGCGAAAGCTGCAGCAGGCAGCCGGTGAGGCGGCACTCGTGCCGCGCGTTGTCGATAAAGACATCATCGCGACGATCGTCGCGCGCTGGACCGGCATTCCCGTCGGCAAGCTGCTTGCAGATCAGGTCCAGACCACCAAGAGCCTCGATGACCGGCTGAAGGAGCGGATCGTCGGCCAGGATCCGGCGATCGGCCGCATTGCTGATACGATGCGGGCTGCTCGCGCCGGACTTTCCGATCCGCGCCGGCCGCCGGCCGTGTTCCTGCTCGTCGGCATGTCCGGCACGGGCAAGACGGAAACGGCGCTGTCGCTTGCCGACCTTTATTACGGCGGCAGCCAGCAGTTGACGACGATCAACATGTCGGAGTTCAAGGAGGAGCACAAGATCTCCATGCTCCTCGGCTCGCCGCCCGGCTATGTCGGCTACGGCGAAGGCGGCGTGCTGACGGAAGCCGTGCGCCGACGACCCTATGGCGTCCTGCTGCTCGACGAGATCGACAAGGCCCATAGCGGCGTCCAGGAGATCTTCTACCAGGTCTTCGACAAGGGCACGCTGCGTGACGGCGAGGGCCGCGATATCGATTTCAAGAACACGACGATCTTCATGACGGCCAATGCAGGCTCCGAACTCCTGGCAGCCCTTGCCGCCGATCCGGATGCGATGCCGGATGGCGAGGCGCTGGAAGCATTGTTGCTGCCGGAACTGCAGAAGCATTTCAAGCCGGCCTTCCTCGGCCGCACGATTATTCTGCCCTTCCTGCCTTTGCAGCGCGAGGCACTTTCGGCGATCGTCGACATGCAGATCGGCCGCATAAGGGATCGTGTCACGGCCACCTATGGCACCGCGCTTTCGCTATCCGATGAAGCCCGCGAGGCGCTGGTTTCGGGTGCGAAGACCAGCGTGATGGGTGCCCGCGCCATCGAGGTGATGATTGCCCGCGAGTTGCTACCGGTGCTGTCAATCTTTTTCCTCGACCGGATGTCCGACGGACGGAAGGTCTCGCATGTTTTGATCAATTTCGACAGTGGCCGCTTCGGCATTAAGCCGAGCTCTGCGGCAGACGAAAAGGTATTCGCCGGACCGGATGAAAACCGGCAGGCGGATGAAGCAGTCCCGGACGGCGAGGGCCGTTCGGCCAGCACAACGGACCGAAAGGCAAATGCGCCTTAG